A genomic segment from Aspergillus puulaauensis MK2 DNA, chromosome 1, nearly complete sequence encodes:
- the ITT1 gene encoding RBR-type E3 ubiquitin transferase (COG:O;~EggNog:ENOG410PM45;~InterPro:IPR001841,IPR002867,IPR017907,IPR016135, IPR006575,IPR031127,IPR044066,IPR013083;~PFAM:PF05773,PF01485;~go_function: GO:0004842 - ubiquitin-protein transferase activity [Evidence IEA];~go_function: GO:0005515 - protein binding [Evidence IEA];~go_process: GO:0016567 - protein ubiquitination [Evidence IEA]): MVLTATMESETTLDDERYEELSSIAAIFPEIKTDSTSAYRASLDIPVKPTTPLNVCFYQHPEVGFPAVLTPPTSLDASEVGLGSKAKLGDDHSTADNERDVHVLAHLPPLSLEIELPEGYPSAKPPVFKLSTNPQWLPLWAVSKLLDDGTRLWEESGRSLVIYTYIDHLQQLAETAFGIDEASGGEVRLARELKIALLDFNNKAEREKFEHETFECGICLEPKKGTNCHRLLLCSHVFCVPCLQDFYNTCISEGDVEGVKCLAPDCGQGQNTSSGQTNTHKKRDRTLSPSELLQIPLEQEIVQRYVFLKRKRKLEADKTTVYCPRKWCQGAARSKKHPKPTDPMADDLEDSDEETEGLVFDPLGDESQLPPMVDRLAICEDCNYAFCCVCKKGWHGELMRCFPRRQAELSAEEKATEDYLRLYTSACPTCDAPCQKRLGCNHMKCFKCDTHFCYLCSAWLSETNPYHHFNDLTSACFNRLWDLEGGDGVNPEGAEALHRVPDALLFDDSSDDEDQHPWGVNNGPVRQPPPPAPVPPRVNHVGGGNPDVGRNANGLDAAGRAAAAERQAQARAMAEIRAGRGPERAEQAAVPRAGLQRFLELVQNDREDEWDSDELEDGF; the protein is encoded by the coding sequence ATGGTTTTGACTGCCACGATGGAGTCGGAGACGACTTTAGACGATGAACGATATGAAGAACTCTCGTCCATTGCTGCCATTTTCCCGGAAATAAAGACCGACTCGACATCCGCATACCGGGCTTCCCTCGACATACCGGTAAAACCAACGACGCCTCTAAACGTCTGTTTCTACCAACACCCGGAAGTCGGCTTTCCTGCGGTTCTCACCCCTCCGACCTCCCTCGATGCTAGCGAAGTCGGCCTTGGCTCCAAAGCTAAACTAGGTGACGATCACTCAACCGCAGACAACGAAAGGGACGTGCATGTTCTTGCTCATTTGCCGCCTCTCAGTCTTGAGATTGAACTCCCAGAAGGATACCCCTCCGCCAAACCTCCTGTATTTAAACTTAGTACCAACCCGCAATGGCTGCCTCTATGGGCCGTTTCAAAACTTTTGGACGATGGTACCCGTCTTTGGGAAGAAAGTGGCCGGTCTCTTGTCATCTACACCTATATAGACCACCTTCAACAATTGGCAGAGACGGCATTTGGAATCGACGAAGCGTCGGGTGGCGAAGTACGGCTTGCCAGGGAGCTCAAAATTGCTTTGCTTGATTTCAATAACAAGGCAGAGCGCGAGAAGTTCGAGCACGAAACTTTCGAATGTGGGATTTGCCTTGAGCCAAAAAAGGGAACGAATTGTCATCGCCTGTTGCTCTGCTCACATGTTTTCTGCGTGCCTTGTTTGCAGGACTTTTACAATACCTGCATTTCTGAAGGAGATGTTGAGGGCGTAAAGTGCTTGGCTCCTGACTGTGGTCAAGGACAAAATACGTCATCTGGTCAAACAAATACGCATAAAAAACGAGATCGAACGCTCAGCCCATCAGAATTACTGCAAATACCCCTTGAACAAGAAATCGTTCAACGCTATGTTTTCTTGAAACGGAAGCGGAAGCTTGAAGCTGACAAAACAACTGTTTACTGCCCTCGAAAATGGTGCCAGGGCGCGGCGCGGTCAAAGAAGCATCCTAAGCCTACTGATCCCATGGCAGACGACCTGGAGGATTCGGATGAAGAAACAGAGGGTCTTGTCTTCGATCCCCTTGGGGATGAAAGTCAACTACCTCCTATGGTGGACCGTCTAGCTATTTGTGAGGATTGCAATTACGCATTCTGCTGCGTATGTAAGAAAGGCTGGCATGGAGAACTCATGCGATGCTTCCCTCGACGACAAGCCGAGTTGTCtgccgaggagaaggcaaCCGAGGATTATCTCAGGTTATACACATCTGCCTGCCCAACATGCGATGCTCCGTGTCAGAAGCGTTTAGGTTGCAATCACATGAAGTGCTTCAAGTGCGATACGCACTTCTGCTACCTCTGCTCTGCTTGGCTCTCCGAGACAAATCCATATCACCACTTCAACGATCTTACTAGCGCTTGCTTTAATCGACTCTGGGATCTGGAAGGCGGCGACGGTGTCAATCCTGAAGGAGCTGAAGCTCTACATCGAGTTCCTGACGCTCTACTTTTTGACGAcagcagcgacgacgaagaccaaCATCCCTGGGGGGTGAACAATGGACCTGTAAGACagcctccacctccagctccggtACCACCACGAGTGAATCACGTCGGTGGTGGGAATCCCGATGTAGGGCGTAACGCCAACGGCCTCGATGCTGCGGGTcgagcagccgcagccgaacgacaagctcaagctcgaGCGATGGCAGAGATCAGGGCTGGCAGGGGACCCGAACGAGCTGAGCAAGCTGCCGTCCCACGCGCGGGCCTTCAGCGGTTCCTCGAACTCGTCCAAAACGATCGGGAAGATGAGTGGGACAGCGACGAACTAG